A single region of the Bacillus cereus genome encodes:
- a CDS encoding DUF3948 family protein: MNIITFNKSDFIGLASGAALLTAFIYILAQSLV, translated from the coding sequence ATGAACATCATTACATTTAACAAATCAGACTTTATCGGACTTGCAAGTGGAGCAGCTCTTCTTACAGCTTTCATTTACATACTTGCTCAAAGTCTTGTTTAA
- a CDS encoding LysR family transcriptional regulator has product MELRDLQIFQSVADRGSVSGAAKELNYVQSNVTARIKQLENELKTPLFYRHKRGMTLTAEGRKMLVYVHKILQDVEELKQVFLDSETPSGILKIGTVETVSTLPTILSSYYKSYPNVDLSLQAGLTEELIREVIDHQLDGAFISGPIKHPLIEQYDVSTEKLMLVTQNKAFHIEEFTTTPLLVFNQGCGYRSKLERWLKDEGLLPKRIMEFNILETILNSVALGLGITLVPQSAVHHLSKAGKVHCHAIPEKYGSISTVFIRRKDSYMTNSMRSFLKTIEEHHHINML; this is encoded by the coding sequence ATGGAATTACGAGACTTACAAATCTTCCAAAGCGTTGCCGACCGTGGTAGTGTAAGCGGCGCAGCAAAGGAATTAAATTACGTACAATCAAATGTAACCGCACGTATTAAACAATTAGAAAACGAGCTGAAAACACCGCTCTTTTACCGTCATAAACGAGGCATGACTTTAACAGCTGAAGGTAGAAAAATGCTCGTTTATGTTCATAAAATTTTGCAAGATGTTGAAGAGCTAAAACAAGTGTTTTTAGATAGCGAAACACCATCTGGTATATTAAAAATTGGTACAGTCGAAACAGTAAGCACATTACCTACCATTTTGTCTTCTTACTATAAGAGCTATCCAAATGTCGATCTATCACTACAAGCTGGTCTAACAGAAGAACTTATTAGAGAAGTAATCGATCACCAATTAGATGGTGCATTTATATCAGGTCCTATTAAACATCCATTAATTGAACAATACGATGTTAGTACCGAAAAATTAATGCTTGTTACACAAAATAAAGCTTTTCATATAGAAGAATTCACTACGACGCCCCTACTCGTTTTTAATCAAGGATGTGGATACCGTTCCAAGCTAGAACGTTGGCTGAAAGATGAAGGTTTGCTGCCAAAGAGAATTATGGAATTTAATATATTAGAGACAATATTAAACAGTGTTGCACTTGGCCTTGGAATTACACTCGTACCACAGTCTGCTGTCCACCACCTTTCTAAAGCTGGTAAGGTACATTGTCATGCAATCCCTGAAAAATATGGTAGTATTTCAACGGTTTTCATACGCCGTAAAGATAGCTATATGACGAATTCAATGCGTAGCTTTTTAAAAACAATTGAAGAGCATCATCATATCAATATGCTTTAA
- a CDS encoding DMT family transporter: MRRSQMIIGAFACLIASMSWGAMFPVADHALEYIDPFYFSLIRYGAVAIVLMVLLLMKEGQKAFRLEGRGKLLVFFGTMAFTVYNVLIFLGQMLMGKSGVMVASIMEALMPMISICILWGYKHIKPKKYMITSMIIAFVGAIFVITKGDMSFFLTLKDNMFSLAFIFVGVVGWVIYTMGGQTCSDWSTLRYSTLTCVFGTTVTGIITVIITALGYVSIPSMETISIVKYDLLFMMTLPGIVALLAWNYGVKILSSINGILFINFVPITTLVIMMMQGYKITIFDIVGTLFVIAALIRNNVCQRKEENINKQVLQEKQLRQAV, encoded by the coding sequence GTGAGAAGAAGTCAAATGATAATAGGTGCGTTCGCATGTTTAATTGCAAGTATGTCATGGGGAGCAATGTTTCCTGTTGCTGATCATGCACTAGAATACATAGATCCATTTTATTTTTCACTTATTCGCTATGGGGCGGTAGCAATAGTGCTGATGGTATTATTGTTAATGAAAGAAGGACAGAAAGCATTTCGTTTAGAAGGAAGAGGAAAGTTACTCGTCTTTTTTGGAACGATGGCGTTTACCGTATATAATGTATTAATTTTTCTAGGGCAAATGTTAATGGGGAAATCAGGTGTAATGGTAGCTTCTATTATGGAGGCACTGATGCCGATGATTTCCATTTGTATTCTATGGGGATATAAACATATAAAACCGAAAAAGTATATGATAACGAGCATGATTATCGCTTTTGTAGGAGCTATATTTGTTATTACAAAAGGTGACATGAGTTTCTTTTTAACATTGAAAGATAACATGTTTTCACTAGCATTTATATTTGTTGGTGTTGTAGGCTGGGTTATTTATACGATGGGTGGTCAAACATGTAGCGATTGGTCAACATTACGTTATTCTACGTTGACATGTGTATTTGGTACAACTGTCACGGGGATTATAACGGTAATCATTACGGCGCTTGGATATGTATCAATTCCGAGTATGGAAACGATCTCTATTGTGAAGTATGACTTGTTATTTATGATGACATTACCAGGTATCGTAGCACTACTTGCTTGGAACTACGGCGTGAAAATCTTATCATCAATTAATGGTATTTTATTTATTAACTTTGTGCCAATTACTACTTTAGTTATTATGATGATGCAAGGGTATAAAATAACAATATTTGATATTGTAGGAACATTATTTGTTATTGCAGCGCTTATTCGTAATAATGTTTGTCAGAGAAAAGAAGAAAATATAAATAAACAAGTTTTACAAGAAAAGCAATTGCGCCAAGCTGTTTAA
- a CDS encoding YrzO family protein, producing the protein MLESLLFFFAAGVACELAAINRNGRKNIKQQAELIQLLKELKERKN; encoded by the coding sequence ATGTTAGAAAGTTTATTGTTTTTCTTTGCTGCTGGAGTTGCCTGCGAGCTTGCAGCGATTAATCGAAATGGTCGTAAGAATATAAAACAACAAGCTGAACTGATACAGCTTTTAAAAGAATTGAAGGAAAGAAAAAATTAA
- a CDS encoding DUF3948 family protein: MNNITFNKLDFLGLASGSILLTTFIYAATLV; the protein is encoded by the coding sequence ATGAATAACATCACTTTTAACAAATTAGATTTTTTAGGACTAGCTAGCGGCTCAATTCTTCTTACTACTTTTATTTACGCCGCAACGCTTGTATAA
- a CDS encoding lysophospholipid acyltransferase family protein, giving the protein MYKPITFSLKYIFKMAGKVEVQGREKLPEDGPYVVACTHTSFMDVLMLATGMYPTQIHYMAKKELFEGKFKNWFFKNVNAFPVDRANPGPSTLKIPSRLLKEGKVVGIFPSGTRSSEDVSLKAGAVTIAMRSNVPLIPAAYVGPSSVKELIKGKKARLIFGDPIQIDAEEQIDRKTAMKMMTDQLNEKFEELKEALQSNQK; this is encoded by the coding sequence ATGTATAAACCAATTACATTTTCGTTGAAATATATATTTAAAATGGCTGGGAAGGTAGAAGTGCAAGGGAGAGAAAAATTACCGGAAGATGGCCCTTACGTTGTTGCGTGTACACATACAAGTTTTATGGATGTTTTAATGTTAGCGACAGGAATGTATCCAACCCAAATTCATTACATGGCAAAAAAAGAATTGTTTGAAGGGAAATTTAAAAATTGGTTTTTTAAAAATGTAAATGCATTCCCTGTAGACCGTGCGAATCCAGGGCCAAGCACATTGAAAATTCCATCGCGTTTATTAAAAGAAGGAAAAGTAGTAGGTATTTTCCCGAGTGGAACGAGATCATCAGAAGATGTTTCATTAAAAGCTGGGGCTGTTACGATTGCAATGCGTTCTAACGTTCCATTAATACCAGCAGCTTATGTTGGTCCATCAAGTGTAAAAGAATTGATAAAAGGAAAAAAGGCACGATTGATTTTTGGAGACCCAATTCAAATTGATGCTGAAGAACAAATAGATCGAAAAACGGCTATGAAAATGATGACAGATCAATTAAATGAAAAGTTTGAAGAACTAAAGGAAGCTCTTCAATCAAATCAAAAGTAA
- a CDS encoding DUF3948 family protein, whose translation MNNITFNKLDFLGLASRSVLLTAFIYAATLV comes from the coding sequence ATGAACAACATCACTTTTAACAAATTAGATTTTTTAGGACTTGCTAGCCGCTCGGTTCTTCTTACTGCTTTCATTTACGCTGCTACGCTTGTATAA